From the genome of Chelonoidis abingdonii isolate Lonesome George chromosome 25, CheloAbing_2.0, whole genome shotgun sequence, one region includes:
- the TMEM222 gene encoding transmembrane protein 222, producing the protein MKQFNGGGGVGLEPERGRFPYCVVWTPIPVLTWLFPIIGHMGICTSTGVIRDFAGPYYVSEDNMAFGKPVKYWKLDPTKVYSSGPNAWDTAVHDASEEYKHRMHNLCCDNCHSHVALALNLMRYDNSSSWNMVKLCFLSFLYGKYVSIGGFMKTWLPFVLFLGVILTVVLTLHLR; encoded by the exons ATGAAGCAGTTTAATGGCGGCGGGGGGGTCGGGCTGGAGCCCGAGCGGGGCCGCTTCCCCTACTGCGTGGTGTGGACGCCAATCCCCGTGCTGAC ATGGCTCTTCCCTATCATCGGCCACATGGGTATCTGTACGTCGACTGGAGTCATTCGGGACTTTGCAGGCCCGTACTACGTCTCT GAAGACAACATGGCATTTGGGAAGCCGGTGAA GTACTGGAAACTGGATCCCACCAAAGTGTACTCCAGCGGTCCCAATGCTTGGGATACAGCTGTGCATGATGCCTCTGAAGAGTACAAGCATCGAATG CACAATCTTTGCTGTGACAACTGCCACTCCCATGTGGCTCTGGCCTTAAACCTGATGAGATACGATAACAGCAGCTCCTGGAACATGGTCAAACTTTGCTTCCTCTCCTTCCTGTATGGGAAGTATGTAAG cATAGGGGGGTTCATGAAGACCTGGCTTCCCTTTGTCCTTTTCTTGGGGGTGATCCTGACGGTTGTTCTGACCCTTCACTTGCGATGA